The Octopus sinensis linkage group LG19, ASM634580v1, whole genome shotgun sequence genome contains a region encoding:
- the LOC115222180 gene encoding mannose-P-dolichol utilization defect 1 protein homolog: protein MLNHEINNNDSSTFHFYIISFLIALCSMFIKMPQIKNILHAKKAKSVSLRAVLTETCGHSIVLVYHFAMSYPFTSYSEYIFLVPQDLILLCLLLYYNDRFDMRVVTGFMVYFFSCIFLASGVISNAVLKVAIILATPISLFSKSLQIYSLHQSKDVGQLSLTTWFATTVCSTARLLTSFHETGDHAVSINFLCSILLNLVIMAQIVYYNRVNRKEKLP, encoded by the exons ATGTTGAACCACGAGATTAACAACAATGACTCTAGTACATTCCATTTTTACATAATTAGTTTTTTAATTGCTCTGTGCAGTATGTTCATTAAGATGCCACAGATTAAAAACATTCTTCACGCCAAGAAGGCCAAAAGTGTCAGTTTGCGGGCAGTGTTGACCGAGACTTGCGG CCATTCCATTGTTCTGGTGTACCATTTTGCCATGAGTTACCCCTTCACCAGTTATTCCGAATATATCTTCTTGGTGCCGCAAG atTTAATTCTCCTGTGTCTTTTGCTCTACTACAACGATAGATTCGACATGAGAGTTGTAACTGGATTCATGGT CTATTTCTTCAGCTGCATTTTCTTAGCTTCTGGAGTTATATCGAATGCTGTATTAAAAGTCGCAATT ATTTTGGCCACACCCATATCTCTCTTCAGTAAATCCCTTCAGATCTATTCCTTGCACCAGTCCAAAGACGTCGGTCAGTTAAGCCTCACCACCTGGTTTGCAACGACGGTTTGTTCAACAG CTCGTCTTTTAACCTCATTCCATGAAACTGGAGACCATGCAGTATCCATCAACTTCCTCTGCAGCATTCTGCTAAATCTTGTCATAATGGCACAAATAGTTTACTACAACCGGGTCAACAGGAAGGAGAAACTAccatga